One part of the Phragmites australis chromosome 3, lpPhrAust1.1, whole genome shotgun sequence genome encodes these proteins:
- the LOC133912447 gene encoding ribosome biogenesis protein bms1-like: MAPADAVGEQPHKAHRQHKSGAKARKKKGKGKGDDAGGEQKNPKAFAFQSATKAKRLQARSAEIEQRRLHVPIMDRSIGEPPPFVVVVQGPPRVGKSLLIKCLVKHYTKQNLSEVCGPITVVSGKSRRVQFLECPNDINGMIDAAKIADLALLLIDGSYGFEMDTFEFLNIMQVHGFPKVMGVLTHLDKFKDVKKLRKTKQRLKHRFWAEIKEGAKLFYLSGLIHGKYTKREVHNLARFISVIKPVPLSWRMAHPYLLVDRFEDVTPPESMRLNRKCDRKITLYGYLRGCNMKRGTKVHITGAGDFSLSGVTSLADPCPLPSAAKKRGLRDKEKLFYAPMSGLGDLLYDKDAVYININDHLVQFSKSDDNDVPRKQGKGNDVGVSLVKTLQNTRYSLDEKLEQSFINFFGRGPAAQSENSDAEGNVIPARQNDQGGANNLEQVDGVNISNADTMESSGHSECFSDSEEDNDDGIQLSNRDVDLREQVEFCNGRLRRKAVSANFKDDVDEEGIDGDDSDNEDSGDDHLSGGSVSSDDSGEATDSDDETENTSKWKESLLARTLSRRSANLMQLVYGQPSSKLDSAASGANDSSEADSSDEEFFIPKGQKKQAKSELPSFDDIDVEDYSKFFKAELRDWSNDDLINSIRDRFVTGNWSKAALRGQDLNENGEDAEEIYGDFEDLETGEVHKSQADENAEGNGDVHKEDGLEEERRLKKLALKSKFDAQYDGSDLSGEEVDNDKKKSRREQSNEGGYFDKLKEEMEIRKQMNISELNDLDEDTRVEIEGFRTGTYVRLEVHGVPFELVEHFDPRHPILVGGIGLGEDNTGYMQASLKRHRWHRKVLKTRDPIIVSIGWRRFQTTPVYAIEDRNGRHRMLKYTPEHMHCFAMFWGPLAPPKSGVLAVQNLSSNKVPFKITATGWIQEFNNTARIVKKIKLTGVPCKIFKKTALVKGMFTSDLEVARFEGASIRTVSGIRGQVKKAAKIEAGDMPKRKGESAEGIARCTFEDRILMSDIVFLRAWVNVEVPTYCNLVTTALQPREQTWQGMRTTAELRRAHNIPIPHNKDSVYKPIERKPRKFNPVEIPAKLQHLLPFKSKPKDRPKQKKAPIGNRVPVLMEPSEKKKYAALQQLILLKHEKARKKKIKEQQKKKAYEAEKAKTEQVQKKRQREERRERYREEDKQKKRARR, from the exons GCTTTTGCATTTCAGTCAGCAACTAAGGCCAAGCGTCTACAAGCTCGATCGGCAGAGATTGAACAACGACGTCTTCATGTGCCAATTATGGACCGTTCAATTGGTGAAcctcctccttttgttgttgtagttCAAGGACCTCCACGG GTGGGGAAGTCGTTGTTGATAAAATGTCTAGTAAAACACTACACCAAACAAAACCTGTCTGAAGTCTGTGGTCCCATCACTGTTGTATCAG GTAAAAGCAGGAGGGTACAGTTCTTGGAGTGTCCAAATGATATTAACGGAATGATTGATGCTGCTAAAATAGCTGATCTCgctttattgctcattgatgGAAGCTATGGATTTGAAATG GATACATTTGAGTTTCTTAATATCATGCAAGTGCATGGGTTCCCCAAGGTGATGGGAGTGCTTACGCATCTTGATAAGTTTAAAGATGTGAAGAAACTCAGGAAAACTAAGCAGCGCCTTAAGCATCGATTCTGGGCTGAAATAAAGGAGGGAGCAAAACTATTCTATTTGTCAGGTCTCATTCATGGAAA ATACACAAAAAGAGAAGTACATAATCTGGCAAGATTCATCTCTGTTATCAAGCCTGTCCCGTTGAGTTGGCGGATGGCACATCCTTATTTGTTAGTTGATAGATTTGAAGATGTGACCCCTCCAGAAAGTATGCGCCTGAACAGAAAGTGTGATAGAAAAATAACATTATATGGTTACCTTCGTGGCTGTAATATGAAAAGAGGGACCAAG GTGCATATCACAGGCGCAGGTGATTTCAGCTTGTCTGGGGTGACGAGTTTGGCTGATCCTTGCCCTTTGCCATCAGCTGCAAAGAAGAGAGGATTGCGTGACAAGGAAAAGCTGTTCTATGCACCAATGTCTGGTCTTGGGGATCTACTTTATGACAAGGATGCGGTTTATATCAATATCAATGATCACCTTGTTCAGTTTTCAAAGAGTGATGACAATGATGTGCCTAGAAAGCAAG GGAAGGGTAATGATGTTGGTGTGTCCCTGGTAAAAACACTTCAGAACACGAGATACTCCCTTGATGAAAAGTTGGAACAGAGTTTTATAAATTTCTTTGGTAGAGGGCCTGCTGCTCAATCGGAAAACAGTGACGCAGAAGGCAATGTCATCCCTGCAAGACAGAATGACCAGGGAGGTGCAAACAATTTGGAGCAAGTAGATGGTGTTAACATTAGTAATGCAGACACCATGGAGAGCAGTGGACATTCTGAATGCTTTAGTGATAGTGAAGAGGATAATGACGATGGTATTCAGCTAAGCAACCGTGATGTTGACTTAAGGGAACAGGTGGAATTTTGCAACGGAAGATTGAGGCGAAAAGCTGTATCAGCTAATTTTAAAGATGATGTTGATGAGGAG GGTATTGATGGAGATGACAGTGATAATGAGGACTCTGGCGATGACCACTTATCCGGAGGTTCTGTATCATCTGATGATAGTGGAGAAGCTACTGATTCAG ATGATGAAACTGAAAACACTTCGAAGTGGAAAGAATCCTTGCTTGCTAGAACACTGTCCAGACGCAGTGCCAACCTGATGCAACTTGTTTACGGACAACCTTCTTCAAAGTTAGACAGTGCGGCATCAGGAGCAAATGACAGTAGTGAAGCAGATAGCTCAGATGAAGAATTTTTCATTCCAAAAGGACAGAAGAAG CAAGCAAAGAGTGAGTTACCAAGCTTTGATGATATAGATGTTGAGGATTACTCCAAGTTTTTCAAAGCGGAGCTAAGAGATTGGTCTAATGATGATCTCATCAATAGCATCCGTGATCGTTTTGTGACTGGAAATTGGTCAAAAGCTGCTCTAAGAGGACAGGACTTAAATGAAAATGGAGAGGATGCTGAAGAAATATATGGTGATTTTGAAGATCTTGAGACTGGTGAGGTACATAAGAGCCAGGCAGATGAAAATGCTGAAGGAAATGGTGATGTGCACAAAGAAGATGGCctagaagaagaaagaagactGAAGAAGCTTGCACTTAAATCAAAATTTGATGCACA GTATGATGGATCCGACCTCTCTGGTGAGGAAGTTGATAATGACAAGAAGAAATCCAGACGAGAACAATCTAATGAAGGGGGCTATTTTGACAAA TTAAAGGAGGAAATGGAAATTCGCAAGCAAATGAATATATCTGAACTCAACGATCTGGATGAAGATACCCGAGTAGAAATTGAAGGATTCAGGACTGGCACTTACGTCAGATTAGAGGTACATGGCGTGCCGTTTGAGCTCGTTGAGCATTTTGATCCTCGCCATCCCATTCTTGTTGGTGGTATTGGCCTTGGTGAGGATAATACTGGATACATGCAG GCTAGCTTGAAGCGCCACAGGTGGCACAGGAAAGTACTGAAGACAAGGGACCCAATCATTGTCTCAATTGGATGGAGGCGATTCCAAACGACTCCTGTGTATGCAATAGAGGATCGGAATGGTCGACATCGCATGCTCAAGTATACACCTGAGCATATGCATTGCTTTGCTATGTTTTGGGGGCCACTTGCTCCACCAAAAAGTGGTGTATTAGCAGTCCAGAATCTTTCTAGCAACAAG GTGCCATTTAAGATAACTGCAACAGGCTGGATTCAAGAATTCAACAATACTGCCCGAATTGTGAAGAAGATCAAGCTCACAGGTGTACCATGCAAGATATTTAAAAAAACCGCTCTGGTCAAAGGGATGTTCACATCTGATTTAGAGGTTGCTAGGTTTGAAGGTGCGTCCATTCGGACAGTAAGTGGAATCCGAGGACAAGTTAAAAAG GCTGCCAAGATCGAGGCGGGAGATAtgccaaaaagaaaaggggaaagtGCAGAAGGAATTGCAAGGTGCACTTTCGAGGACAGAATTCTTATGAGTGACATTGTCTTCTTGCGTGCCTGGGTCAACGTTGAAGTTCCCACATACTGTAACCTTGTTACTACTGCTCTGCAACCCCGAGAGCAGACCTGGCAAGGCATGAGAACGACTGCTGAGTTGCGGAGGGCACACAATATACCTATTCCACACAATAAAGACTCAGTTTACAAG CCTATTGAGCGGAAACCACGGAAGTTCAATCCTGTAGAGATCCCTGCAAAGCTGCAGCATTTACTTCCTTTTAAATCTAAGCCAAAGGATAGACCTAAGCAGAAGAAAGCGCCAATTGGAAACAGGGTACCAGTACTTATGGAACCCAGTGAGAAGAAGAAATATGCAGCGCTACAACAGCTAATTCTACTAAAACATGAGAAG gcaaggaagaagaaaattaaGGAACAGCAGAAGAAGAAAGCATACGAGGCAGAGAAAGCCAAGACTGAACAAGTACAGAAGAAACGACAGCGGGAGGAGAGGCGCGAGAGATATCGGGAAGAGGataaacaaaagaaacgtgcgcgcAGATAA